GCAACGCAAATAGCAATGGCATACTATGAAAAATTAAAAGATTATGAGAAAGCTATTGAGTGGTTAGAGTATTCAAACTCTATTAAACCAACAGGAAAAAACTCAGACCAAGCTTGTACAGTATATAGTGCAAAAGGTGATTTTAAAGAAGCTATAAAGTGGTGCAAACAAGCTGTTGATTTAGGATATGAAGAATCTATTACTGGTCTTGGTACTGTTTATGCTAGTAATAAAGATTATGATAATGCACTAATATGGCTAATAAAAGGTGATGAGTTAAATCAACCAAAAGCTTCTACTAATTTAGGATTTGTTTACAGTAGATTAGGAGATTTAAAAAAAGCTGAAGAGTACTATTTAAAAGCTATAAAGAACTATCCAAAAGATATAGTAAATGTTAGTAATATAATACATTTTTATCATAAATTTTTAAAAGATAATGTAAGAGCTAGTGCTTGGGCTATTGCTGGAATTAATAATATATTTTTAGCTAATAGTGTAGCTGATTTATTAATTGTAGATTTCCAAATACCTTTAGAAGATATTCAAAAAGGTCATCAGTTACAATTAACTTCAGATGAATTTCCTTATAACTATAGTGAAAATAATTTAGCAATGATAAAAAAAAGTGGTTATGAAAGTTGGTTAAGAATGTATAAAGAAGATAAACAAAGAGAACAAGAGACTATAAAATATGAAGAAGCTCAAAGAAAAATTGTAAAAGAGTTTAATGAAAGAGTTCAAAGAGATATAGAAGAAAAAGAAAAACAACAAAAATAAACTAAAAACTAAAAATGTCTTCATTAAATGATTTACTAAAACCTTTAAGACCAACAAGAGCTTTTAGAAATGCAAAAGAGACAAGTCAAATAGAAGAAGAAACACTACTTACATATCAAGTATATACACATACATTTGCATATTTATATATTACACAAGAGAATATTATAAAAGAGTATAAAGTAGCATACAAGGGACAAGCATATAATGAAACATTTCTTGATATATACTTT
The Aliarcobacter faecis genome window above contains:
- a CDS encoding tetratricopeptide repeat protein, with translation MKNIFKLIILITITLNFAACEQEKEYANPENTRKAYLKHKEDAERDFPKHTDMEEPAERDNELRQMGINNLWYQAVQHGKPEAATQIAMAYYEKLKDYEKAIEWLEYSNSIKPTGKNSDQACTVYSAKGDFKEAIKWCKQAVDLGYEESITGLGTVYASNKDYDNALIWLIKGDELNQPKASTNLGFVYSRLGDLKKAEEYYLKAIKNYPKDIVNVSNIIHFYHKFLKDNVRASAWAIAGINNIFLANSVADLLIVDFQIPLEDIQKGHQLQLTSDEFPYNYSENNLAMIKKSGYESWLRMYKEDKQREQETIKYEEAQRKIVKEFNERVQRDIEEKEKQQK